The following proteins are co-located in the Solanum pennellii chromosome 1, SPENNV200 genome:
- the LOC107031052 gene encoding uncharacterized protein LOC107031052 has translation MDCNKEEAIKARGMAELMMGNRDFVGAKKFASKAQKLFPDLENITQMVSVCEVHCSAENKSFGNEKDWYSILKVEPTADDALIRKQYRKFALLLHPDKNKFPGAADAFSLIGEAISVLLDRPKRMLYNSRHIPSGRFQVPMQHKSFQPDTRTHPWVQGTQSGAPGSQPTFWTICPCCSIKYKYQKTMLNKLLKCHNCKKSYTGHELNDSVATPGTSRSQPTSSQKKGADETLARNSFIQPEFPSEVSQESNRNGNSENAYRKMNKERLSGEYKRKNTERKKTSTESSEKCDLSTSIDSEEDTNFEVGTHVPGQKSQCLTRENQRRSTRCRQHVIHGDNLSDEDEEEGPSKRSKGVGYPSPTKESEVQHLSHAATPKGKEKKLKDSLSSEERLQNTEQEAETANEREDVPLKGSVDCPSDVGASAMAEPKIYQCADPDFSDFDKDKEESCFKVGQVWAIYDTLDAMPRFYAVISKIVSPAFKLCITWLEPDPLNEDETKWLSEGLPASCGRFRKGNLEDIEDLPMFSHLVCAINRHSCGAIKIFPLQGETWAIFRDWDLNWCSRLESKKKFKYDFVEVLSDFADAIGVHVVNLVKANGFTCLFHRAGHPFLVPAKEMLRFSHRVPSFKMTGMERNDVPEGSFELDPASLPTDQVGISASSLDQRERANFMAYNHMDSINSAENCVGSVPNQVPEPIFYCFDAERSPEKFQVGQFWAMYSDEDALPRYYGLIKKIDLLPADFVLHVAWLYACPPPKGTIQWHDETMPIGCGQFKFRNSKLNPYTGTATFSHEVAAEVLKKGLYKIFPRKGEVWAVYKNWSAQIKGKKLEDCEYEIVEIVDVSTSYIEVKFLVRVEGFKSVYKHQVEEEEAHRTVKISMSEHLKFSHGIPAFRLTEERGGSLRGFWELDPAAIPTD, from the coding sequence ATGGACTGCAACAAAGAAGAGGCCATTAAGGCTAGAGGGATGGCTGAACTGATGATGGGAAATAGAGATTTCGTTGGAGCTAAAAAGTTTGCATCTAAAGCCCAGAAGCTCTTTCCTGATCTGGAGAACATTACACAGATGGTTTCGGTTTGTGAGGTGCATTGCTCTGCAGAGAACAAGTCTTTTGGAAATGAAAAAGATTGGTATAGTATTCTTAAAGTAGAGCCAACAGCTGATGATGCTCTTATCAGGAAGCAATATCGCAAGTTTGCTCTCTTGCTACATCCTGATAAGAACAAGTTCCCTGGTGCAGCTGATGCCTTTTCACTGATTGGTGAAGCTATATCGGTGCTTTTGGATCGACCTAAACGAATGTTGTACAACAGTAGACACATTCCTTCAGGGAGATTTCAAGTACCAATGCAGCATAAGAGCTTCCAGCCAGATACCAGGACACATCCTTGGGTACAAGGTACTCAATCAGGAGCTCCAGGAAGCCAACCAACCTTTTGGACTATCTGCCCATGCTGTTCTATCAAGTACAAGTATCAGAAGACCATGCTAAATAAATTGCTGAAGTGCCACAATTGTAAGAAGTCGTACACAGGTCATGAACTGAATGATTCAGTTGCAACACCCGGAACCAGTAGGAGTCAGCCTACTTCCAGTCAGAAGAAGGGTGCTGATGAGACCCTAGCCAGGAATTCATTTATACAGCCAGAGTTTCCCTCAGAGGTTAGTCAGGAGTCTAATAGAAATGGAAACTCGGAAAATGCATATAGAAAAATGAATAAGGAGAGATTATCAGGggaatataaaaggaaaaacacAGAGAGAAAGAAGACATCAACAGAATCTAGTGAAAAATGTGATTTATCAACAAGCATAGACTCTGAAGAAGATACAAATTTTGAAGTGGGCACTCATGTGCCTGGGCAGAAATCTCAATGTCTCACTAGGGAAAACCAGCGAAGATCTACACGGTGTAGACAGCATGTCATTCACGGTGATAATCTAagtgatgaagatgaagaagaaggtcCTTCTAAGCGATCTAAGGGGGTTGGATATCCCTCTCCTACTAAGGAATCCGAGGTTCAGCATTTGTCTCATGCAGCAACTCCTAAGGGGAAGGAGAAGAAATTGAAGGACAGTTTGTCCTCTGAAGAGCGCTTGCAGAACACAGAGCAGGAAGCTGAGACTGCAAATGAAAGAGAGGATGTACCTTTAAAAGGAAGTGTTGATTGTCCCTCAGATGTAGGGGCTTCTGCTATGGCTGAGCCAAAAATATATCAATGTGCAGATCCAGATTTTAGTGATTTTGACAAGGACAAGGAAGAATCTTGCTTTAAGGTTGGCCAGGTATGGGCTATTTATGATACTCTAGACGCCATGCCTAGATTTTATGCGGTCATCAGCAAGATTGTATCTCCTGCATTTAAGTTGTGCATAACTTGGTTAGAGCCAGATCCGCTGAATGAAGATGAAACCAAATGGCTATCTGAGGGCCTTCCAGCTTCTTGTGGTAGGTTCAGAAAGGGAAACTTGGAAGACATTGAAGATCTTCCCATGTTCTCCCATTTGGTATGTGCAATAAATAGACATAGCTGTGGTGCCATAAAGATATTTCCACTGCAAGGAGAAACTTGGGCCATCTTTAGAGATTGGGATTTAAACTGGTGTTCTCGTCTTGAGAGCAAGAAGAAGTTCAAGTATGATTTTGTTGAGGTCTTGTCAGACTTTGCTGATGCTATTGGTGTGCATGTTGTAAACTTGGTCAAAGCAAATGGTTTCACTTGTCTTTTTCATCGAGCAGGACACCCATTTCTAGTTCCTGCAAAGGAGATGCTTAGATTCTCTCATAGAGTTCCTTCTTTTAAGATGACAGGGATGGAGAGGAATGATGTTCCTGAAGGATCTTTTGAACTAGACCCTGCTTCCTTACCTACTGACCAAGTTGGCATTTCTGCTTCATCTCTAGACCAGAGAGAGAGAGCTAATTTCATGGCATACAATCACATGGATTCTataaattctgcagaaaactgTGTTGGATCAGTACCTAATCAGGTTCCTGAACCTATATTCTACTGCTTTGATGCTGAGAGATCACCGGAGAAGTTTCAAGTTGGTCAATTTTGGGCGATGTACAGTGATGAAGACGCCTTACCCAGGTACTATGGTCTGATAAAGAAGATAGATCTTCTCCCTGCTGATTTTGTGTTGCATGTGGCATGGCTGTATGCCTGTCCACCCCCTAAAGGTACAATACAGTGGCATGATGAAACAATGCCGATTGGCTGTGGACAGTTTAAGTTTCGAAACAGTAAGCTGAACCCATATACTGGAACCGCCACCTTTTCACATGAAGTAGCAGCAGAAGTTTTGAAGAAGGGTTTATACAAGATCTTCCCCAGAAAAGGTGAAGTTTGGGCAGTGTACAAGAACTGGAGCGCTCAGATAAAAGGTAAGAAACTAGAAGATTGTGAGTATGAGATTGTTGAAATAGTGGACGTTTCCACTAGTTATATAGAAGTGAAGTTCTTAGTGAGGGTAGAAGGCTTCAAGTCTGTCTACAAGCATCAAGTGGAAGAAGAAGAGGCTCACAGAACAGTGAAAATATCTATGTCCGAGCATCTCAAGTTCTCTCATGGAATCCCTGCTTTTCGCCTGACAGAAGAGAGAGGTGGCAGTCTTCGAGGTTTCTGGGAGCTTGATCCAGCAGCAATACCGACAGATTGA